TGCTTGACCCACAAGATTTGACCAGTGAGAACCCACTCTGGGAAAGCGATGAGCCCTACTTTGATTCTTTCTACTGGTATGTATAGCCAATTCTTGGCTTGTGACAGGCACTGACGTCCTCCAGCATCTGGGACTCCTTCAGGGCACAGCATCCATTTCTCACAATTGTTGATCCTGAGGCACAATCAAGGATGGTACGCAGTCTCCTCGACACATATAAGCACGAAGGATGGCTACCAGACTGCCGCATGAGTCTCTGTAAAGGCTGGACACAAGGTGGATCAAATGCCGACGTCGTGCTAACCGATGCGTATGTGAAAAATCTCACTGGGATCGACTGGGACCTAGCGTACGAGGCCATGGTAAATGACGCTGAGAATGAGCCCTTAGAATGGTCGTATgagggaagaggaggccTGCAAAGCTGGAAAAGACTCAACTATATACCTTACCTGGACTTTGATTACCTGGGCTTTGGTACTAATTCCCGGAGTATCTCACGAACACTGGAATACTCGTACAACGATTACTGTTTATCGACGGTCGCCAAAGCACTTCAGAAGGACGACTACACTAAGTATCGATCCAGAGCTGGCAATTGGCAAAACTTATACAAAGCTGACCAAACCTCTTTGATCAATGGCACTGACACTGGTTTCGTGGGCTTCTTCCAACCCAAGCATTTGAATGGAACGTGGGGTTACCAAGACCCAATTGCCTGTAGTGCTCTTGCCTCATGGTGCTCACTAACAAGCAATCCCTCTGAGACTTTTGAGTCCAGCGTATGGGAATACCAATTGTATAGACCCCTTCCCAGCTCATTTTGCGAAAGCTAACAGCCATAGCTACGTTCCTCATGACATGGCGGCTCTGATAGGCCTTCTCGGTGGCCCAGACACATTCGTCTCCCGACTAGACTTCTTTCACACCTCTGGCTTAGCGGATATGGGCAACGAACCTGTTTTCCTAACGGTGTACCAATACCACTATGCCGGGAGACCAGCGCTCTCCGCCCGCCGTGCGCATAGCTACATCCCATCCTTATTCAACACCTCGAACAGCGGCTTACCAGGAAATGATGACTCGGGCGCCATGGGTGCATTCGCCGTGTTCTCCATGATGGGTCTCTTCCCAAACCCCGGGCAAGATGTCTACCTCATTATTCCTCCGTTTTTTGAGGCGGTTCACATCACGCACCCTACAACAAACAAGACTGCTACGATTCGGAACGTTAACTTCGACAATACCTATACGAATGTTTACATACAGAGTGCAACGCTTAATGGAAACCCCTATACAAAGAGTTGGATAAGTCATGACTTCTTCACTCAGGGGATGACGCTAGAGTTGACTCTGGGGGACACAGAAAGTGACTGGGGCACCCATGAGGAAGACTTGCCGCCTAGTTTAAGCAAGTCCTTTAATTGAGACAAGGCGAATAGTCCATGGTGAATCGATATACTGCCTGAAATAGAAAAGGAGCTTGGAAATGTCATATTTTCTGCCTTGAACATGGTTTATCTGAGACAACGCAGATCACTGTgctaaattaatactatatataacAGGACAGGTACACCCAATATAAGCAAAAGTACTGTATCGAGGATTTAGTTGGGCGAGCCCCAGCTAACTAAGCTTACTAGCTTGATCAATCAGGGACGCAAAACGGACTTGCCAGGGCTGTTCAACGCTCCCGCATACGCAACTTTAACCTTGTTGGGGAAAGTATGGTGTCAGCCTGAGGCCATGCTATAATTACCCCGACCAATCACATGACGGGAATTTTTCCCCGTCCGAATAGCCCCGTGATTCTGCGAGCAACAGCTTATCCGATTCTATGAGACAGAGATGTAGGTGGCAAGCCCTGCATACTGCATACAGTTTAAGGGGATTTACTGTCCTGTCGAAATCCTCGTAAATTGTTATTACCTTCTATCTGGGCCACAGCAATTGCCTCGCTTTAAGTCTGTGAAACACCTAATTTAGTCTTGAAGCAGTCTTCTCGCCCCTCCTGAACTACTACTTAGGTAAACTGAGCCGCTATAACTTTCCGCATCACGGTGATTTCAAGATCCTTTGCCCTGAATGCCCTCGCGTCGCAGCCATACAAAGT
This Aspergillus flavus chromosome 1, complete sequence DNA region includes the following protein-coding sequences:
- a CDS encoding putative alpha-1,2-mannosidase; the protein is MRREYIAVLCAQLTTFALGSHQARTPVADQDVLRFVDPLIGSNNGGNVFAGASLPYGMAKAVADVDGQNTSGFSTDGSNVTGFSALHDAGTGGNPSLGNFPLFPQYCPEDVLDNCNFPNAARAVHYLNDSVVARPGYFALALENGIHAEMTTTEHAALFRFNFPPATAVNGSELSPLILVDLTDLWKSRQNASISIDGQTGRIKGNGTFLPSFGAGSYVSYFCADFAGAPIRDNGVWVNNRGGTEPKELYVTRGFNNFYLEAGGFARFERPTNGSVSVRVGISYISTDRACENARREIPHPLEDFEDIRRRAESAWREKLSPISIQSGDVSEDLQTSFWSGVYRTMLDPQDLTSENPLWESDEPYFDSFYCIWDSFRAQHPFLTIVDPEAQSRMVRSLLDTYKHEGWLPDCRMSLCKGWTQGGSNADVVLTDAYVKNLTGIDWDLAYEAMVNDAENEPLEWSYEGRGGLQSWKRLNYIPYLDFDYLGFGTNSRSISRTLEYSYNDYCLSTVAKALQKDDYTKYRSRAGNWQNLYKADQTSLINGTDTGFVGFFQPKHLNGTWGYQDPIACSALASWCSLTSNPSETFESSVWEYQFYVPHDMAALIGLLGGPDTFVSRLDFFHTSGLADMGNEPVFLTVYQYHYAGRPALSARRAHSYIPSLFNTSNSGLPGNDDSGAMGAFAVFSMMGLFPNPGQDVYLIIPPFFEAVHITHPTTNKTATIRNVNFDNTYTNVYIQSATLNGNPYTKSWISHDFFTQGMTLELTLGDTESDWGTHEEDLPPSLSKSFN